A genomic stretch from Tribolium castaneum strain GA2 chromosome 6, icTriCast1.1, whole genome shotgun sequence includes:
- the LOC103314136 gene encoding uncharacterized protein LOC103314136: MLTIILSVILGALIYYKLIKPASFWEERNITHASAWPLVGSMWESVIQKKNVNEVSTDIYNKYPNDRYVGYMQFTDPVLLIRDLDLIKQIGVKVFDNFRDHHAIAGFNAEPLFTKSLIFLEGEEWKQMRATLSPAFTSSKMKNMYHLIYECAENFAKHFQDKKQDVEVKDIFSRFTNDIIATVAFGIQINSLEERNNAFYLNGKSVTSFNGKQLLKFFVAQLAPQIFEFFKLCVFDQNSVKYFYNIIIDNMHKREKEGIVRPDLIHLLMEARKGKLKHDNSNNEGGDGFATVEESDIGKNFKKMELTDELMVAQALLFFFAGFETVSTGASFLAHELATNPDVQRKLQEEIDSVLEENQEKISYITIQSMKYLDQVISESLRLWPPAPQTDRLCNTDFVLEPTKPHERRFTIEKGVTIIIPFYGIHRDPEYFPNPDKFDPERFSDENKAKIVPGTYMPFGVGPRNCIGSRLALLELKTLFFHLLSKCDIVTNSKTVIPLKISPNNGNITPKEGIHLTFKPRNVASTCKFRESVCTKMLTIILSVVLGALIYYKLIKPASFWEERNITHASAWPLIGSMWESVIQKKNFNEISADIYKKYPNDRYVGYMQFSNPALLIRDLNLIKQIGVKAFDHFHDHLAFVGVKAEPLFSKSLAILQGEEWKQMRATLSPVFTSSKMKNMYHLIYECAENFAKHFQGRKEDVEVKDIFSKFTNDVIATAAFGIQINSLEEPNNEFYLMGKLLTTFKGWQLIKFFFAQSVPRIFELTKLNIFNQKVIKYFYDIIIDNIHKREKEGIIRPDLIHLLMEARKGKLKHDNSNEGGDGFATVEESDIGKNSKQLELTEDLMVAQALIFFFAGFETISTSFSFTAYELATNPDVQKKLQKEIDSAFQENHGKISYNVLQSMKYLDQVVSESLRLWPPAPQTDRFCNTDFVLEPTKPDERRFTIEKGVTTIIPIYGIHRDPQYFPNPDKFDPERFSDENKAKIVPGTYMPFGVGPRNCIGSRLALLELKTLFFHLLSKCDIVTNSKTVIPLKISPNNGNITPKEGIHLSFKPRKINGKM; this comes from the exons ATGTTGACTATAATCCTGAGTGTGATATTGGGTGCGCtcatttattacaaattaataaaaccggCCAGTTTTTGGGAAGAAAGAAACATCACTCACGCTTCAGCATGGCCTCTGGTTGGAAGTATGTGGGAGTCAGTTATCcagaagaaaaatgtaaacgaAGTATCTACCgatatttacaataaataccCAAACGACAG ATACGTGGGTTATATGCAGTTTACAGACCCAGTCCTCTTAATCAGAGACTTGGACTTGATTAAACAAATCGGAGTGAAAGTTTTCGACAATTTTCGCGACCATCACGCTATTGCTGGTTTTAACGCAGAACCTTTGTTCACTAAAAGTCTCATATTCTTGGAAGGAGAAGAATGGAAGCAAATGAGGGCGACTTTAAGCCCGGCTTTCACTAGCAGTAAGATGAAAAATATGTATCACTTGATTTACGAATGTGCTGAAAATTTCGCCAAACATTTTCAAGACAAAAAACAGGACGTTGAAGTGAAGGAtattttttcgagatttacCAACGATATAATTGCAACGGTGGCATTTGGCATTCAAATTAATTCTTTGGAAGAACGTAACAACGCGTTTTATTTGAATGGAAAATCAGTGACTTCGTTTAACGGCAAACAATTACTTAAGTTTTTTGTGGCACAACTAGCTCCACAAATTTTTGAG tttttcaaattgtgTGTATTTGATCAAAATAGTGTAAAGTACTTTTACAATATAATCATTGACAATATGCACAAGAGGGAAAAGGAAGGAATCGTTCGGCCCGATTTGATTCATTTATTGATGGAAGCCCGTAAAGGAAAACTTAAACATGATAACAGTAATAATGAAGGTGGTGATGGTTTTGCCACAGTTGAAGAATCCGACAttggcaaaaatttcaaaaaaatggaactaACAGACGAACTAATGGTAGCCCAAGCTTTACTCTTCTTTTTTGCTGGTTTTGAAACTGTTTCAACTGGTGCCAGTTTTTTGGCACATGAATTGGCCACAAATCCTGACGTTCAGAGGAAACTACAAGAAGAAATAGACTCGGTACTTGAGGAAAATCAAGAGAAAATTTCATATATAACGATACAATCGATGAAATATCTCGACCAAGTTATTTCCG AAAGTTTAAGACTTTGGCCACCAGCTCCCCAAACTGATCGTTTGTGCAACACCGACTTTGTTCTTGAGCCAACAAAACCACACGAAAGACGATTTACGATTGAAAAAggtgttacaataattatCCCGTTTTATGGAATACATAGAGACCCTGAGTACTTTCCAAATCCGGACAAATTCGATCCTGAGCGGTTTAGTGACGAAAATAAGGCCAAAATTGTGCCAGGGACTTATATGCCGTTTGGTGTCGGTCCAAGAAATTGCATTG GTTCGAGGCTTGCTTTGTTGGAACTGAAAACACTATTCTTCCACTTGTTATCAAAATGTGATATTGTGACGAACAGCAAGACGGTAATTCCGCTTAAAATCAGCCCAAATAATGGGAATATTACGCCAAAAGAAGGAATCCATCTAACATTTAAGCCCAGAAACGTGGCCT caacttgCAAGTTTAGAGAATCAGTCTGTACCAAAATGTTGACTATAATCCTAAGTGTGGTTTTGGGTGCgcttatttattacaaattaataaaaccggCCAGTTTTTGGGAAGAAAGAAACATTACTCACGCTTCAGCATGGCCTCTGATTGGAAGTATGTGGGAATCGGTTattcaaaagaaaaatttcaatGAAATATCTGCCGATATTTACAAGAAATACCCAAACGACAG atacGTGGGTTACATGCAATTTTCAAACCCAGCTCTCTTAATCAGAGATTTGAATTTGATTAAACAAATCGGAGTAAAAGCTTTTGATCATTTTCACGACCATCTTGCGTTTGTTGGTGTCAAAGCAGAGCccttgttcagtaaaagtcTTGCTATTTTACAAGGAGAGGAATGGAAGCAAATGAGAGCGACTTTAAGCCCAGTTTTCACTAGcagtaaaatgaaaaatatgtaTCATTTGATTTACGAATGTGCCGAAAATTTCGCCAAACATTTTCAAGGCAGGAAAGAAGATGTCGAAGTGAAggatattttttcgaaatttaccAACGATGTGATCGCTACAGCGGCATTCGGGATTCAAATTAATTCACTAGAGGAGCCTAATAACGAGTTTTATTTGATGGGAAAATTGCTGACTACGTTCAAAGGTTGGCAactaattaagtttttttttgcccAGTCAGTTCCCCGAATTTTTGAG CTCactaaattaaacatttttaatcaaaaagttataaaatatttttatgatatAATTATTGACAATATACACAAAAGGGAAAAAGAGGGAATTATTCGTCCCGATTTGATTCATTTATTGATGGAAGCTCGTAAAGGAAAACTTAAACatgataatagtaatgaaGGTGGTGATGGTTTTGCCACAGTTGAAGAATCCGACATTGGCAAAAACTCCAAACAGTTGGAACTAACAGAAGACTTAATGGTTGCTCAAGCTTTGATTTTCTTTTTCGCTGGttttgaaacgatttcgaCCAGTTTCAGTTTCACGGCTTATGAATTGGCCACAAATCCTGACGTTCAGAAGAAACTACAAAAGGAAATAGACTCGGCATTTCAAGAAAATCACggaaaaatttcatacaaTGTGTTACAATCAATGAAATATCTGGACCAAGTTGTGTCCG AAAGTTTAAGACTTTGGCCACCAGCTCCCCAAACCGATCGTTTCTGCAACACCGACTTTGTTCTTGAACCAACAAAACCAGACGAAAGACGATTTACGATCGAGAAAGGTGTTACAACAATTATTCCGATTTATGGAATACATAGAGACCCTCAGTACTTTCCAAATCCGGATAAATTCGATCCTGAACGGTTTAGTGACGAAAATAAGGCCAAAATTGTGCCAGGGACTTATATGCCGTTTGGTGTCGGTCCAAGAAATTGCATTG GTTCGAGGCTTGCTTTGTTGGAACTGAAAACACTATTCTTCCACTTGTTATCAAAATGTGATATTGTGACGAACAGCAAGACGGTAATTCCGCTTAAAATCAGCCCAAATAATGGGAATATTACGCCAAAAGAGGGAATCCACCTTTCGTTCAAACCCAGAAAAATAAACGGGAAAATGTAA
- the LOC103314135 gene encoding cytochrome P450 9e2 codes for MLTIILSVVLGALIYYKLIKPASFWDERNITHASAWPLIGSMWESVIQKKNFNEISSDFYKKYPNDRYVGYMQFSNPVLLIRDLDLIKQIGVKVFDNFHDHLAITGIKTDPLFSKSLIVLRGEEWKQMRATLSPAFTSSKMKNMYHLIYECAENFAKHFQDEKKNVEVKDIFSKFTNDVIATVAFGIQINSLKEPNNEFYSMGKLLTTFKGFELMKFFFALALPQIFELTKLSLFNQKVTNFFRNIIIDNMHKREKDGIVRPDLIHLLMEARKGKLKHDNSNEGGDGFATVEESEIGKNSKKMELTDDLMVAQALLFFFAGFETISTGFSFMAYELATNPDVQKKLQKEIDLTLQENHGKISYNVLQSMKYLDQVVCESLRLWPPAPQTDRFCNTDFVLEPTKPHERRFTIERGVTIIIPIYGIHRDPEYFPNPDKFDPERFSDENKAKIVPGTYMPFGVGPRNCIGSRLALLELKTLFFHLLSKCDIVTNSKTVIPLKISPNNGNITPKEGIHLTFKPRNVA; via the exons ATGTTGACTATAATCCTAAGTGTGGTTTTGGGTGCGCtcatttattacaaattaataaaaccggCCAGTTTTTGGGACGAAAGAAACATCACTCACGCTTCAGCATGGCCTCTGATTGGAAGTATGTGGGAATCGGTTATTCAAAAGAAGAATTTCAATGAAATATCTAGCGATTTCTACAAGAAATACCCAAACGATCG atacGTGGGTTACATGCAATTTTCAAACCCAGTTCTCCTAATCAGAGACTTGGACTTGATTAAACAAATTGGAGTGAAGGTCTTTGATAATTTTCACGACCATCTTGCCATAACTGGTATTAAAACTGATcctttgttcagtaaaagtcTAATTGTTTTACGAGGAGAGGAATGGAAGCAAATGAGGGCGACTTTAAGCCCGGCTTTCACTAGcagcaaaatgaaaaatatgtaTCACTTGATTTACGAATGTGCCGAAAATTTCGCCAAACATTTTCAAGACGAGAAAAAAAATGTCGAAGTGAAggatattttttcgaaatttaccAACGATGTGATCGCAACCGTAGCTTTtggaattcaaattaattCTCTAAAGGAGCCAAACAACGAGTTTTACTCGATGGGAAAATTACTGACTACGTTTAAAGGTTTTGAActaatgaagtttttttttgcccTAGCACTTCCCCAAATTTTTGAG CTTACCAAATTAAGTTTATTCAATCAAAAAGTTACAAACTTCTTCAGAAATATTATTATTGACAATATGCACAAACGTGAAAAAGACGGAATTGTTCGGCCCGATTTGATTCATTTATTAATGGAAGCCCGTAAAGGCAAACTTAAACATGATAACAGTAATGAAGGTGGTGATGGTTTTGCCACAGTTGAAGAGTCGgaaattggcaaaaattccaaaaaaatggaaCTAACAGACGACCTAATGGTTGCTCAAGCTTTGCTCTTCTTTTTCGCTGGttttgaaacgatttcgaCCGGTTTCAGTTTCATGGCTTATGAATTGGCCACAAATCCTGACGTTCAGAAGAAACTACAAAAGGAAATAGACTTGACACTGCAAGAAAATCACGGAAAAATTTCGTACAACGTGCTACAATCGATGAAATATCTGGACCAAGTTGTGTGTG aaagtTTACGACTTTGGCCACCGGCTCCCCAAACCGATCGTTTCTGCAACACCGACTTTGTTCTTGAACCAACAAAACCACACGAAAGACGGTTTACGATTGAAAGAggtgttacaataattatCCCGATTTATGGAATACATAGAGACCCTGAGTACTTTCCAAATCCGGACAAATTCGATCCTGAGCGGTTTAGTGACGAAAATAAGGCCAAAATTGTGCCAGGGACTTATATGCCGTTTGGTGTCGGTCCAAGAAATTGCATTG GTTCGAGGCTTGCTTTGTTGGAACTGAAAACGCTATTCTTCCACTTGTTATCAAAATGTGATATTGTGACGAACAGCAAGACGGTAATTCCGCTTAAAATCAGCCCAAATAATGGGAATATTACGCCAAAAGAGGGAATCCATCTAACATTCAAGCCCAGAAACGTGGCCTAA
- the LOC100142582 gene encoding cytochrome P450 9e2 has translation MLTTILLTLLSALIYFKLIKPASFWETRNVPHVTSWPLVGSMFPVLTQKKHFVEISQNIYTQFPNAKCVGYVLFTKPTLLIRDLDLLKQIGVKEFDSFHDHLPFVTEATEPLLSKSLLNLLGDEWRKMRATLSPAFTSSKMKHMYQLICECAERFTQHFGNRTVDVEIKDVFSRFSNDVIASAAFGIQVDSLKEPGNEFYSMGKAVTSILNGFQMVKVFLALSFPNIAKLIQFRAIPPKVTSFFYDIIIDNIKKRKNEGIVRPDMVHLLMEAQSGKLKHDNNTEQVDGFATVEESEIGKNSNKIQLTDELIVAQALIFLLAGFDSVSTGLSFIAYELATNPDVQKKLQEEIDSVLEKNQGKVMYNEIQSMKYLDQVLCETLRLWPPAPQTDRYCNKDFPIDANFTIEKGVMIEIPIFAIHRDPQYFADPDKFDPGRFSDENKSKIVPGTYIPFGVGPRNCIGSRFALLEIKILFWHLLSKFDILPNEKTVVPFKLCKRSSSLVPNEGIHLRFRPRK, from the exons ATGTTAACGACCATTTTGCTCACGCTTCTCTCCGCTTTAATTTActtcaagttaataaaaccGGCAAGTTTTTGGGAAACGCGCAACGTCCCCCACGTCACATCATGGCCTCTAGTTGGAAGCATGTTCCCTGTGCTAACCCAAAAGAAACACTTTGTGGAAATTTCCCAAAACATTTACACCCAATTTCCGAACGCCAA ATGCGTGGGTTACGTCCTATTCACAAAACCCACCCTTTTGATCCGCGACTTGGACCTCCTTAAGCAAATTGGCGTCAAAGAATTCGACAGTTTCCACGACCATTTGCCCTTCGTGACCGAAGCCACGGAGCCTCTCTTGAGCAAAAGCCTCCTTAATTTACTGGGGGATGAGTGGAGGAAAATGCGGGCGACTCTAAGCCCGGCCTTCACCAGCAGCAAAATGAAACACATGTACCAATTAATTTGCGAGTGTGCCGAACGTTTCACCCAACATTTCGGGAACCGGACTGTTGATGTGGAAATCAAGGACGTGTTTTCACGGTTTAGCAACGATGTGATTGCAAGTGCGGCGTTCGGAATCCAAGTCGATTCGTTAAAAGAGCCAGGAAATGAGTTCTATTCAATGGGCAAAGCTGTGACTTCGATACTTAACGGCTTTCAAATGGTCAAAGTTTTCCTGGCTTTGTCCTTCCCCAACATTGCTAAA CTTATACAATTTAGAGCAATCCCGCCCAAAGtcacaagttttttttacgacataataatagataatataaaaaaacgcaaaaatgaGGGAATTGTTCGCCCAGACATGGTCCACCTTTTGATGGAAGCCCAAAGTGGGAAACTAAAACATGACAACAACACGGAACAAGTTGATGGGTTTGCAACAGTTGAGGAATCGGAAATTGGCAAAAACTCCAACAAAATCCAGCTCACAGACGAACTAATCGTGGCACAAgcccttatttttttactagcTGGTTTCGACAGTGTTTCCACCGGTTTAAGCTTCATAGCGTACGAATTAGCCACTAATCCTGACGTTCAGAAGAAACTACAAGAAGAAATAGACTCGGTGCTTGAGAAAAATCAAGGGAAAGTGATGTATAACGAAATACAGTCGATGAAATACCTGGATCAAGTTTTGTGTG aaactTTAAGGTTGTGGCCTCCAGCACCTCAAACCGATCGTTACTGTAACAAGGATTTCCCAATTGATGCAAATTTTACGATTGAAAAGGGCGTAATGATCgaaataccaatttttgcaatacATCGGGACCCTCAATATTTTGCTGATCCAGACAAATTCGATCCTGGACGCTTCAGCGACGAAAacaagtcaaaaatagtgCCTGGAACGTACATCCCATTTGGTGTCGGACCAAGAAATTGCATAG GTTCGAGGTTTGCCCTACTTGAgataaaaattctgttttggCACCTTCTCTCAAAGTTTGATATTTTACCGAATGAGAAAACAGTGGTTCCGTTCAAATTGTGCAAACGAAGCAGTAGTTTGGTTCCGAATGAAGGGATTCATCTTAGGTTCAGACCCAGAAAGTGA
- the Cyp9 gene encoding cytochrome P450 monooxygenase, whose product MWPFVVQKKHITEIIADIYRQFPTDRYVGYYHFMTPTLLLRDVELIKQIGVKEFDSFHDHVSVSNTNTEPLLSEALTNLPGEKWKEMRATLSPAFTSSKIKNMYSLISECAENFVDFFQGREQDVEIKEVFSRFSNDVIATAAFGIRVNSVQEPNNEFYAMGRSLTTFSAFQILKIFLAHLVPKIAEFFEYRVLPRKVTDFFEGLILDNMQKREAEKIVRPDLIHLLMEARKGKLKHDNSNEGGEGFATVEESEIGKNTKQVELTDEKIVAQALLFFFAGFETVSTGVSFMAYELATNPHVQKKLQKEIDLTLQENHGKISYNVLQSMKYLDQVVCESLRLWPPAPQTDRLCNKNFVIEASKPHERTFTVEKDTMVMISMFAIHRDPQYFPDPEKFDPERFSDENKAKIVPGTYMPFGVGPRNCIAKFDIVPNGKTVIPIKISPSTANMVPQEGIHLTFKPRL is encoded by the exons ATGTGGCCATTTGTGGTCCAAAAGAAACACATCACGGAAATAATTGCTGATATTTACCGCCAGTTTCCGACAGACAG atatgTGGGTTATTATCACTTCATGACCCCGACTCTCTTGCTACGAGACGTTGAATTGATTAAACAAATCGGAGTGAAGGAATTTGATAGTTTTCACGACCACGTTTCTGTCAGTAATACCAACACTGAACCTTTACTCAGTGAAGCTTTGACTAATTTACCTGGAGAGAAGTGGAAGGAAATGAGGGCGACTCTAAGTCCGGCTTTTACCAGcagtaaaatcaaaaatatgtaCAGTTTGATCTCCGAATGTGCGGAAAATTTCGTCGATTTTTTCCAAGGCAGGGAGCAGGACGTTGAAATCAAGGAAGTTTTCTCACGGTTTAGCAACGATGTGATTGCAACTGCGGCCTTTGGTATTCGAGTTAACTCGGTCCAGGAACCCAACAATGAATTTTATGCCATGGGGCGATCGCTAACCACTTTCAGTGCcttccaaattttgaaaatattcctGGCACATCTTGTACCAAAAATCGCTGAA TTTTTTGAATATAGGGTACTACCAAGGAAAGTCACAGATTTTTTCGAAGGTTTAATTTTGGACAATATGCAGAAACGGGAGGCTGAAAAAATTGTTCGGCCCGATTTGATTCATTTATTGATGGAAGCTCGTAAAGGAAAACTTAAACatgataatagtaatgaaGGTGGTGAGGGTTTTGCCACAGTTGAAGAATCAGAAATTGGCAAAAACACGAAACAAGTGGAACTAACTGATGAGAAAATTGTGGCCCAAGCTCTGCTCTTTTTTTTCGCTGGTTTTGAAACTGTTTCCACGGGTGTCAGCTTCATGGCGTATGAATTGGCCACAAACCCACACGTTCAGAAGAAACTACAAAAGGAAATAGACTTGACACTGCAAGAAAATCACGGAAAAATTTCGTACAACGTGCTACAATCGATGAAATATCTGGACCAAGTTGTGTGTG aaagttTACGACTTTGGCCACCGGCTCCACAAACCGACCgtttgtgtaataaaaattttgtaattgaaGCGAGCAAACCCCATGAGAGGACTTTCACAGTGGAGAAGGATACAATGGTTATGATATCGATGTTTGCAATTCATCGGGATCCTCAATATTTTCCGGATCCTGAAAAATTTGATCCTGAACGGTTTAGTGACGAAAATAAGGCGAAAATTGTGCCAGGGACGTACATGCCGTTTGGTGTGGGACCACGAAATTGCATCG CAAAATTCGATATTGTACCAAATGGAAAGACAGTTATTCCGATTAAAATTAGCCCAAGTACGGCCAATATGGTGCCACAAGAGGGCATCCACCTCACGTTCAAACCTAGGTTGtga
- the Cyp9 gene encoding cytochrome P450 monooxygenase isoform X1 — MLTLILGVILGAIIYYKLRKPAHFWAEKNIPHLSSWPIVGNMWPFVVQKKHITEIIADIYRQFPTDRYVGYYHFMTPTLLLRDVELIKQIGVKEFDSFHDHVSVSNTNTEPLLSEALTNLPGEKWKEMRATLSPAFTSSKIKNMYSLISECAENFVDFFQGREQDVEIKEVFSRFSNDVIATAAFGIRVNSVQEPNNEFYAMGRSLTTFSAFQILKIFLAHLVPKIAEFFEYRVLPRKVTDFFEGLILDNMQKREAEKIVRPDLIHLLMEARKGKLKHDNSNEGGEGFATVEESEIGKNTKQVELTDEKIVAQALLFFFAGFETVSTGVSFMAYELATNPHVQKKLQKEIDLTLQENHGKISYNVLQSMKYLDQVVCESLRLWPPAPQTDRLCNKNFVIEASKPHERTFTVEKDTMVMISMFAIHRDPQYFPDPEKFDPERFSDENKAKIVPGTYMPFGVGPRNCIGSRFALLEIKTLFCHLLAKFDIVPNGKTVIPIKISPSTANMVPQEGIHLTFKPRL; from the exons ATGTTGACTCTAATATTGGGTGTAATTTTGGGTGCGATAATTTACTACAAGTTGAGAAAACCGGCCCATTTTTGGGCCGAAAAAAACATCCCCCACCTGTCATCATGGCCCATTGTTGGCAACATGTGGCCATTTGTGGTCCAAAAGAAACACATCACGGAAATAATTGCTGATATTTACCGCCAGTTTCCGACAGACAG atatgTGGGTTATTATCACTTCATGACCCCGACTCTCTTGCTACGAGACGTTGAATTGATTAAACAAATCGGAGTGAAGGAATTTGATAGTTTTCACGACCACGTTTCTGTCAGTAATACCAACACTGAACCTTTACTCAGTGAAGCTTTGACTAATTTACCTGGAGAGAAGTGGAAGGAAATGAGGGCGACTCTAAGTCCGGCTTTTACCAGcagtaaaatcaaaaatatgtaCAGTTTGATCTCCGAATGTGCGGAAAATTTCGTCGATTTTTTCCAAGGCAGGGAGCAGGACGTTGAAATCAAGGAAGTTTTCTCACGGTTTAGCAACGATGTGATTGCAACTGCGGCCTTTGGTATTCGAGTTAACTCGGTCCAGGAACCCAACAATGAATTTTATGCCATGGGGCGATCGCTAACCACTTTCAGTGCcttccaaattttgaaaatattcctGGCACATCTTGTACCAAAAATCGCTGAA TTTTTTGAATATAGGGTACTACCAAGGAAAGTCACAGATTTTTTCGAAGGTTTAATTTTGGACAATATGCAGAAACGGGAGGCTGAAAAAATTGTTCGGCCCGATTTGATTCATTTATTGATGGAAGCTCGTAAAGGAAAACTTAAACatgataatagtaatgaaGGTGGTGAGGGTTTTGCCACAGTTGAAGAATCAGAAATTGGCAAAAACACGAAACAAGTGGAACTAACTGATGAGAAAATTGTGGCCCAAGCTCTGCTCTTTTTTTTCGCTGGTTTTGAAACTGTTTCCACGGGTGTCAGCTTCATGGCGTATGAATTGGCCACAAACCCACACGTTCAGAAGAAACTACAAAAGGAAATAGACTTGACACTGCAAGAAAATCACGGAAAAATTTCGTACAACGTGCTACAATCGATGAAATATCTGGACCAAGTTGTGTGTG aaagttTACGACTTTGGCCACCGGCTCCACAAACCGACCgtttgtgtaataaaaattttgtaattgaaGCGAGCAAACCCCATGAGAGGACTTTCACAGTGGAGAAGGATACAATGGTTATGATATCGATGTTTGCAATTCATCGGGATCCTCAATATTTTCCGGATCCTGAAAAATTTGATCCTGAACGGTTTAGTGACGAAAATAAGGCGAAAATTGTGCCAGGGACGTACATGCCGTTTGGTGTGGGACCACGAAATTGCATCG GTTCGAGGTTCGCTCTGCTTGAAATCAAGACACTTTTCTGTCATTTGCTAGCAAAATTCGATATTGTACCAAATGGAAAGACAGTTATTCCGATTAAAATTAGCCCAAGTACGGCCAATATGGTGCCACAAGAGGGCATCCACCTCACGTTCAAACCTAGGTTGtga